In the Streptomyces coeruleoprunus genome, TTCATGAACTTCTTCTCGCGCAGCTCACGGCCCACGGGGCCGAAGATACGGGTGCCGCGAGGGTCGCCGTCGTTCTTCAGAATGACGGCGGCGTTCTCGTCGAAGCGGATGTACGAGCCGTCCTGGCGGCGGCGCTCCTTGACGGTGCGAACGATGACCGCCTTGACGACGTCACCCTTCTTCACGTTGCCACCGGGGATCGCGTCCTTGACGGTGGCGACGATGACGTCACCGATGCCCGCGTAGCGGCGACCGGAGCCACCGAGCACACGGATGCAAAGGATCTCCTTCGCACCAGTGTTGTCGGCGACACGCAGTCGCGACTCCTGCTGGATCACGTCTATCTCCTGATTGTCTGCCGGTTCCCGGCGCCCGTGGGCGAACCCACGGGACGCCGAGCCTGGCGGAACGAACCTGAAGGGTTACCCCTTCAAGTGATTACTTGGCCTTCTCGAGGATCTCGACGACGCGCCAGCGCTTCGTCGCGGACAGCGGCCGGGTCTCCATGAGGAGGACGCGGTCGCCGACGCCCGCGGCGTTCTGCTCGTCGTGCGCCTTGAGCTTGTTCGTACGGCGGATGACCTTGCCGTACAGCGCGTGCTTGACACGGTCCTCGACAGCGACGACGACGGTCTTGTCCATCTTGTCGCTGACGACCAGGCCCTCACGGGTCTTGCGGAAACCGCGCTCGGTCTTGTTCTCAGTCACGTTGCTCTCGCTCATCAGGCGCTCTCCACCGTCTCGATGCCCAGCTCGCGCTCACGCATCAGGGTGTAGATCCGGGCGATGTCCTTGCGGACGGCCTTCAGCCGGCCGTGGTTCTCGAGCTGACCCGTCGCCGCCTGGAAGCGGAGGTTGAACAGCTCTTCCTTGGCCTCGCGGAGCTTGGCGACAAGCTCCTCGTTGCCCAGCTCGCGCAGCTCGGACGCCTTGGTACCGGCCGACATCACGCTTCACCTGCCTCGCGCTTGACGATCCGGCACTTCATCGGCAGCTTGTGGGCCGCACGAGTGAGAGCCTCACGCGCAATCTTCTCGTTCGGGTAGGACAGCTCGAACATCACGCGACCGGGCTTGACGTTCGCGATCCACCACTCGGGGGAACCCTTACCGGAACCCATGCGGGTCTCGGCAGGCTTCTTCGTGAGCGGACGGTCCGGGTAGATGTTGATCCAGACCTTGCCGCCACGCTTGATGTGGCGGGTCATCGCGATACGAGCGGCCTCGATCTGGCGGTTCGTCACGTACGCCGGGGTCAGCGCCTGGATGCCGTACTCGCCGAACGCAACCTGCGTGCCACCCTTGGACATGCCGTTGCGCTTGGGGTGGTGCTGCTTGCGGTGCTTGACCCTACGGGGGATCAGCATTTCGGTCAGGCCTCCGTTCCGGTGCTCTCAGCCGGAGCAGCGGCGGCGGCCTCGGCCTTGGGGGCCTCGGCAGCGGCGTTCTGCTGCTGCGGCTTGCGGCCGCGACCGCCACGCTCGCCACCACGGCCACCACGGGCCGGGCGGTCGGCACCGCCACGGGCCGGGCGGTTGCCGGCGCGGGCAGCGGCGTTCTCGGCGCGAACCTCGGCGATGTTCTTGACGTCGCCCTTGTAGATCCAGACCTTCACGCCGATGCGGCCGAAGGTGGTCTTGGCCTCGAAGAAGCCGTACTCGACGTTCGCGCGGAGCGTGTGCAGCGGCACACGGCCCTCGCGGTAGAACTCCGAGCGGGACATCTCGGCGCCGCCGAGACGGCCACCACACTGGATCTTGATGCCCTTGGCGCCCGCCTTCATGGCCGACTGCATGCTCTTGCGCATGGCGCGGCGGAAGGAGACACGGGAGGACAGCTGCTCGGCAACGGCCTGGGCCACGAGCTGAGCGTCGACCTCGGGGTTCTTGACCTCGAGGATGTTCAGCTGGACCTGCTTGCCCGTGAGCTTCTCGAGGTCGCCGCGGATGCGGTCGGCCTCGGCGCCACGGCGGCCGATGACGATGCCCGGGCGGGCGGTGTGGATGTCCACGCGGACGCGGTCACGGGTGCGCTCGATCTCGACCTTGGAGATGCCGGCGCGCTCCATGCCGGACGTCATCATCCGACGGATGGCGACGTCTTCCTTGACGTAGTCCTTGTACAGCTTGTCGGCGTACCAGCGCGACTTGAAGTCCGTGGTGATGCCGAGCCGGAACCCGTGCGGGTTTACCTTCTGGCCCATTACCGGGTTCCTTCCTTGCTGCTGACGACCACGGTGATGTGGCTGGTCCGCTTGCGGATCCGGTAGGCACGGCCCTGGGCGCGCGGACGGAACCGCTTCAGGGTCGGGCCCTCGTCGACGTACGCCTCGCTGATGAACAGCGTGGAGGCGTCCGTGTGGTCGTAGTTGTGCGCGGCGTTGGCGATGGCGCTGTCCAGCACCTTGCCGACCGGCACGCTCGCGGCCTGCGGGGCGAAACGCAGGACCGCCTGAGCCTCCGTGGCGTCCATGCCACGGATGAGGTCCACCACGCGGCGGGCCTTCATGGGCGTGACGCGGATGTACCGCGCCTGGGCCCTGGCTTCCATGGTTGTCCCTTCGGTGTAAGTCATAGTCGTTCACACCCCGCTGGTCAGCGGCGCTTCGACTTCCGGTCTTCCTTGACGTGGCCGCGGAAGGTGCGGGTCGGCGAGAACTCGCCGAGCTTGTGGCCGACCATCGACTCGGTGACGAACACCGGGATGTGGGTCTTGCCGTTGTGCACCGCGATCGTGTGGCCGAGCATGGCCGGGACGATCATCGAGCGACGGGACCAGGTCTTGATGACGTTCTTGGTGCCGGCTTCGTTCTGGGCGTCCACCTTCTTGATCAGGTGGTCGTCGACGAAGGGCCCCTTCTTGAGACTGCGCGGCATCTAAACCCGCTCCTAGCGCTTCTTGTTCGTCTTGCGGCGGCGGACGATGTACTTGTTGCTCGCCTTCTTGGGAGAACGAGTACGACCCTCCTTCTGACCCCACGGGGAGACCGGGTGACGACCACCGGAGGTCTTGCCCTCACCACCACCGTGCGGGTGGTCGACCGGGTTCATGGCGACACCACGAACGGTCGGGCGGACGCCCAGCCAGCGCTTGCGGCCGGCCTTGCCCCAGTTGATGTTCGACTGCTCGGCGTTGCCGACCTCGCCGATGGTGGCGCGGCAGCGGACGTCGACCAGGCGGATCTCACCGGACGGCATGCGGAGGTGGGCCATCGAGCCCTCCTTCGCGAGCAGCTGCACGGAGGCGCCGGCGGAGCGGGCGAACTTGGCGCCACCGCCGGGACGGAGCTCGATCGCGTGGATCGTGGTACCGACCGGGATGTTGCGGAGGGCCAGGTTGTTGCCGGGCTTGATGTCGGCGGTCGGACCGTTCTCGATCCGGTCGCCCTGGTTCAGGCCACGGGGGGCGATGATGTAGCGCTTCTCGCCGTCCGCGTAGTGCAGGAGCGCG is a window encoding:
- the rplN gene encoding 50S ribosomal protein L14, whose protein sequence is MIQQESRLRVADNTGAKEILCIRVLGGSGRRYAGIGDVIVATVKDAIPGGNVKKGDVVKAVIVRTVKERRRQDGSYIRFDENAAVILKNDGDPRGTRIFGPVGRELREKKFMKIISLAPEVL
- the rpsQ gene encoding 30S ribosomal protein S17, which produces MSESNVTENKTERGFRKTREGLVVSDKMDKTVVVAVEDRVKHALYGKVIRRTNKLKAHDEQNAAGVGDRVLLMETRPLSATKRWRVVEILEKAK
- the rpmC gene encoding 50S ribosomal protein L29 produces the protein MSAGTKASELRELGNEELVAKLREAKEELFNLRFQAATGQLENHGRLKAVRKDIARIYTLMRERELGIETVESA
- the rpsS gene encoding 30S ribosomal protein S19, yielding MPRSLKKGPFVDDHLIKKVDAQNEAGTKNVIKTWSRRSMIVPAMLGHTIAVHNGKTHIPVFVTESMVGHKLGEFSPTRTFRGHVKEDRKSKRR
- the rplP gene encoding 50S ribosomal protein L16; translated protein: MLIPRRVKHRKQHHPKRNGMSKGGTQVAFGEYGIQALTPAYVTNRQIEAARIAMTRHIKRGGKVWINIYPDRPLTKKPAETRMGSGKGSPEWWIANVKPGRVMFELSYPNEKIAREALTRAAHKLPMKCRIVKREAGEA
- the rplB gene encoding 50S ribosomal protein L2; translated protein: MGIRKYKPTTPGRRGSSVADFVEITRSTPEKSLVRPLHSKGGRNNTGRVTVRHQGGGHKRAYRVIDFRRHDKDGVPAKVAHIEYDPNRTARIALLHYADGEKRYIIAPRGLNQGDRIENGPTADIKPGNNLALRNIPVGTTIHAIELRPGGGAKFARSAGASVQLLAKEGSMAHLRMPSGEIRLVDVRCRATIGEVGNAEQSNINWGKAGRKRWLGVRPTVRGVAMNPVDHPHGGGEGKTSGGRHPVSPWGQKEGRTRSPKKASNKYIVRRRKTNKKR
- the rpsC gene encoding 30S ribosomal protein S3 translates to MGQKVNPHGFRLGITTDFKSRWYADKLYKDYVKEDVAIRRMMTSGMERAGISKVEIERTRDRVRVDIHTARPGIVIGRRGAEADRIRGDLEKLTGKQVQLNILEVKNPEVDAQLVAQAVAEQLSSRVSFRRAMRKSMQSAMKAGAKGIKIQCGGRLGGAEMSRSEFYREGRVPLHTLRANVEYGFFEAKTTFGRIGVKVWIYKGDVKNIAEVRAENAAARAGNRPARGGADRPARGGRGGERGGRGRKPQQQNAAAEAPKAEAAAAAPAESTGTEA
- the rplV gene encoding 50S ribosomal protein L22, producing the protein MEARAQARYIRVTPMKARRVVDLIRGMDATEAQAVLRFAPQAASVPVGKVLDSAIANAAHNYDHTDASTLFISEAYVDEGPTLKRFRPRAQGRAYRIRKRTSHITVVVSSKEGTR